A segment of the Halocatena salina genome:
CAAACCATCCCTTCAGATAGAACGGGATCGTGTCAAGCGCAGTCGCGTCGATGTGAACGAACGCGAATTTCGGATTGAACCGCGTGATGAGATAGTACCAGGGTGGAAGGGTTTGAGACGTGAACAGGAACGTTTTGATCACCGCGAGCACCGAATCCCAGACGAACGCAAACAGGAATGCAAGCCACACTGCGCCCCACGTCGCCATGGTCGTAGAGCGAACCGCCGCTGAAAACGCGATCGCGACCGCAACGAAGACCACCCCGAGCACCAGTATTTTGCCGCCGAGGCGCGCATAGGCCATGACCGACGGCGACGTCTCAACCAGCACGGCGTAGTGGGCACCGACAACGGCGAACGCGATGCCCACTGTTACCGCGACGACGGCTGCTCGACCGAGTAGTTTGCCGATGACGACATCGCGGCGCGTGTGGGGCTGTGCGAGCAGGAACTGCAAACTGCCTGACTCGCGCTCACCCACGATCACATTGTACCCTAGGAGCGTTCCCACGACCGCGACGACGCTGGCTACGGCCCGGTACAGGTCAGCCACCACAGCGGGCTCGGCTGGAGTGACCATCGCAAATTTGTAATACGTATAGAAGGCCAGAAACGCCGTGAACAGGCTCGTCACGAGCAACAGCAGCCGTGATCTGATGGCGTCTTGGAACTCTTTTTTCGCGACTAGTAGCGTACTCATTGGATAGCTTCCTCGCTAGACCGATCGTGGGTGGTCGTCGATGGGGTACCGTCCTCGGTGTAGGCTATGAAGAGGTCTTCGAGTGAGGTTTTCGTCAGGTCGAAATCCTGAA
Coding sequences within it:
- a CDS encoding ABC transporter permease subunit, with translation MSTLLVAKKEFQDAIRSRLLLLVTSLFTAFLAFYTYYKFAMVTPAEPAVVADLYRAVASVVAVVGTLLGYNVIVGERESGSLQFLLAQPHTRRDVVIGKLLGRAAVVAVTVGIAFAVVGAHYAVLVETSPSVMAYARLGGKILVLGVVFVAVAIAFSAAVRSTTMATWGAVWLAFLFAFVWDSVLAVIKTFLFTSQTLPPWYYLITRFNPKFAFVHIDATALDTIPFYLKGWFGGVILAGWLLVPLGVAYLRFQRGDLA